From Micromonospora rhizosphaerae, the proteins below share one genomic window:
- a CDS encoding Wzz/FepE/Etk N-terminal domain-containing protein — MPSPHHPDLQHDADGPTLISYLEWLRRRWWILALAAVLGIGSGLLVTRLQTPTYTSTTSVLVRQVGPDAQPGTKVNLDTEAQVVRSLVVAERARTLLKTGTSAEDLVQSLTVTVPPNSQVLQIAYESITPESAQNASHSFAQAYLDLRLATATKAVENETTAINQQIAEVKKQLAAAAGKIAAAPANSAARAQAQADQDVLTNQLAKLNERLSPLQATTPDPGQIISDAALPRKPSSPNRTLNLASGMGAGLLFGIVLALLLDRLDTRVRRGRDVTARTGLPTLLELPVRVPSLAVLAPTHRVSRELGRLRNVLLSIMPEPGPGRGRQLLLTDTSPGPAAGFVAANLAAAYARTGAQVAVVTTRADSPLTAMFGGAKPGHTLAEVLRHDVGALAALTPAPGLSTLRVLFPGNLDTEVELPVARMREILRELAARFDHVLIETARPTQAVEAQALARHVDGVILVIESGQSRSSEITAALHQFEQVDAPVLGSVLAPRLPGSSKGTGAAGAKPDGKSPSPRPRPEPVFPAATESSDNTIILPRPTNRPVGAVTPPKPAPTATAAKPVPAAPLNAAGSARQSTVYRSNRDSDRIDGTNRRSMAFDPVEEQE; from the coding sequence ATGCCCTCGCCTCACCATCCCGATCTGCAGCACGATGCGGACGGGCCCACGCTGATCTCCTACCTCGAGTGGCTTCGCCGCCGGTGGTGGATCCTCGCGCTCGCGGCCGTGCTCGGCATCGGATCCGGACTGCTGGTCACCCGGCTGCAGACGCCCACCTACACGTCCACCACGTCGGTGCTGGTGCGCCAGGTGGGCCCGGACGCGCAGCCCGGCACCAAGGTCAACCTCGACACCGAGGCGCAGGTGGTTCGCTCCCTGGTCGTGGCCGAGCGGGCCCGCACCCTGCTCAAGACCGGCACCTCCGCCGAGGACCTGGTCCAGTCGCTGACCGTCACCGTCCCACCGAACAGCCAGGTGCTCCAGATCGCGTACGAGAGCATCACCCCCGAGTCCGCGCAGAACGCCTCGCACTCGTTCGCGCAGGCGTACCTCGACCTGCGCCTCGCCACCGCGACCAAGGCCGTGGAGAACGAGACCACCGCGATCAACCAGCAGATCGCCGAGGTCAAGAAGCAGTTGGCCGCCGCGGCGGGCAAGATCGCCGCGGCCCCGGCGAACTCCGCCGCCCGGGCGCAGGCCCAGGCCGACCAGGACGTCCTGACCAATCAGCTCGCCAAGCTCAACGAGCGACTCAGCCCGCTGCAGGCCACCACGCCCGACCCGGGCCAGATCATCTCCGACGCCGCCCTGCCGCGGAAGCCCAGCTCGCCGAACCGCACCCTGAACCTGGCCAGCGGGATGGGTGCCGGGCTGCTCTTCGGCATCGTGCTCGCACTGCTCCTCGACCGGCTGGACACCCGGGTCCGACGGGGCCGGGACGTGACCGCCCGTACCGGGCTGCCGACGCTGCTGGAACTGCCGGTCCGGGTACCGTCGCTGGCCGTCCTGGCGCCCACCCACCGGGTCTCCCGCGAGCTGGGCCGGCTGCGCAACGTGCTGCTCTCGATCATGCCCGAGCCCGGGCCGGGGCGTGGCCGGCAGCTCCTGCTCACGGACACCTCGCCCGGGCCGGCGGCCGGCTTCGTCGCCGCCAACCTCGCCGCCGCGTACGCCCGCACCGGCGCCCAGGTCGCGGTGGTCACCACCCGGGCTGATTCGCCACTGACCGCCATGTTCGGCGGCGCCAAGCCCGGGCACACCCTCGCCGAGGTGCTCCGGCACGACGTCGGCGCGCTCGCCGCGCTGACCCCCGCGCCGGGCCTCAGCACGTTGCGCGTTCTGTTCCCCGGCAACCTCGACACCGAGGTGGAGCTGCCGGTCGCGAGGATGCGCGAGATCCTCAGGGAGCTCGCCGCCCGCTTCGACCACGTGTTGATCGAGACCGCCCGGCCGACCCAGGCCGTCGAGGCGCAAGCGCTGGCCCGACACGTCGACGGTGTGATCCTGGTGATCGAGAGCGGGCAGTCCCGGAGCAGCGAGATCACCGCCGCGCTGCACCAGTTCGAGCAGGTGGACGCGCCGGTGCTCGGCAGCGTGCTGGCCCCCCGGCTGCCCGGGTCGTCCAAGGGCACCGGCGCTGCGGGCGCCAAGCCGGACGGGAAGTCGCCGTCACCGCGGCCGCGCCCGGAGCCGGTCTTCCCAGCCGCCACGGAGTCCAGCGACAACACGATCATCCTGCCCCGGCCGACCAACCGGCCGGTCGGGGCGGTCACCCCGCCCAAGCCGGCCCCGACGGCCACGGCGGCCAAGCCCGTGCCGGCCGCGCCGCTCAACGCCGCCGGGTCGGCCCGCCAGTCCACCGTCTACCGGTCCAACCGCGACTCCGACCGCATCGACGGCACGAACCGGCGCTCGATGGCTTTCGACCCGGTGGAGGAGCAGGAGTGA